A single window of Psychromonas ingrahamii 37 DNA harbors:
- the pflA gene encoding pyruvate formate lyase 1-activating protein, producing the protein MSVTGRVHSVESCGTVDGPGIRFIIFLQGCLMRCQYCHNRDTWDTEAGKEMSVEELMAELLQYRHYMEASGGGITVSGGEAMLQPEFIKAIFEACHLEGIHTCLDTNGFVRRIDDTVKSVLDHTDLVLLDIKQMDNDKHIDLTHVSNKYTLEFAHYLAERHQAVYLRYVVLPGYTDAIDDIHALGKFIKPMKNIEKIELLPYHELGKHKWTAMGEIYPLDGVSPPTRESMDKIKEILLQYHDCVIY; encoded by the coding sequence ATGTCAGTAACAGGACGAGTTCATTCCGTTGAAAGTTGTGGTACCGTTGATGGTCCTGGGATCCGCTTTATTATTTTTTTACAGGGCTGTTTAATGCGCTGTCAATATTGTCATAACCGCGACACTTGGGATACCGAGGCCGGTAAAGAGATGAGCGTTGAAGAATTAATGGCCGAACTGCTGCAATATCGCCATTACATGGAAGCATCGGGGGGCGGCATTACCGTTTCCGGGGGCGAAGCAATGCTCCAGCCTGAATTTATTAAAGCGATCTTTGAAGCCTGCCATCTGGAGGGAATTCATACCTGTTTAGATACTAATGGTTTTGTGCGCCGAATCGATGACACGGTTAAAAGCGTGCTCGATCACACTGATCTAGTATTATTAGATATCAAACAGATGGACAATGATAAACATATCGACTTAACCCACGTCAGTAATAAATACACGCTGGAATTTGCTCACTATTTAGCAGAGCGTCACCAAGCGGTCTATTTACGTTATGTGGTTTTACCCGGTTATACCGATGCTATCGATGATATACATGCCTTAGGTAAATTTATAAAGCCTATGAAAAACATCGAAAAAATAGAGCTATTACCCTACCATGAATTAGGTAAGCATAAATGGACCGCAATGGGGGAAATCTACCCGCTAGATGGCGTTAGCCCACCAACTCGTGAGAGTATGGACAAAATAAAAGAGATTCTTTTACAATACCATGACTGCGTTATCTACTGA
- the rlmA gene encoding 23S rRNA (guanine(745)-N(1))-methyltransferase produces MTPFICPLCQTKLQRTNNTQICANNHHFDIAKEGYLNLLPVNAKNSKNPGDNKEMISARRAFLNSDGYLPLAEKVSELVSACLAEKKQAQILDLGCGEGYYTARIAAKLPEQFMINGLDISKVAIRYAAKRYKNINFCVASAYDVPLADNSLDALIRIYAPSLESELQRLIKPQGYIITVTPAPRHLFQLREKIYEQVNQHAEENKPVSGFSKIKQINLNYRLTINNPQTVQDLINMTPFAWKFNPQKMLALLAEKTWEIECDFNIEVYQKE; encoded by the coding sequence ATGACTCCTTTTATTTGTCCGCTTTGCCAAACTAAACTGCAACGCACTAATAACACCCAAATCTGCGCTAATAATCATCATTTTGATATTGCCAAGGAAGGTTATCTAAACCTGCTGCCGGTGAATGCTAAAAATTCAAAAAATCCGGGTGATAATAAAGAGATGATCAGCGCACGCCGTGCTTTTTTAAACAGCGACGGCTATTTGCCATTAGCAGAAAAAGTCAGTGAGTTAGTGTCTGCCTGCTTAGCAGAAAAAAAGCAGGCTCAAATTCTTGATTTAGGTTGCGGCGAAGGTTATTACACTGCACGTATAGCAGCAAAGCTCCCGGAGCAGTTTATGATTAACGGCTTAGACATTTCCAAAGTAGCAATTCGTTATGCAGCTAAGCGCTATAAAAATATTAACTTCTGTGTTGCCAGCGCATACGATGTACCACTGGCGGATAATAGTTTAGATGCCTTAATCCGAATCTATGCACCGTCACTCGAAAGTGAATTACAACGATTAATCAAACCACAGGGTTATATAATAACCGTCACGCCTGCCCCGCGCCATCTGTTTCAGTTACGTGAAAAAATATATGAACAGGTAAATCAACATGCCGAAGAAAATAAACCCGTGTCTGGTTTTAGCAAAATCAAGCAGATCAATCTAAATTACAGACTAACGATTAATAATCCTCAGACAGTGCAGGATTTAATTAATATGACACCCTTTGCATGGAAATTTAACCCGCAAAAAATGCTCGCTTTATTAGCAGAAAAAACCTGGGAGATTGAATGTGACTTTAATATCGAGGTTTATCAAAAAGAATGA
- the yfbV gene encoding terminus macrodomain insulation protein YfbV encodes MHSFFDVIREGSRYLKVWPKQRALNGLFIDSKVSFYTRLSIKITPAFIALSLGLALTFPISFDPIVSVTFALFLLGLPIQGFYWLGKRSQQLLPQQLLPWFMAIKKKLSAKNAAEKGAIHHPSYLELATLLQQAFKLGGDDFLQHNELI; translated from the coding sequence TTGCATTCATTTTTTGATGTTATCCGCGAGGGGAGTCGTTACCTCAAAGTGTGGCCAAAACAACGTGCGCTAAATGGCTTGTTTATTGACAGTAAAGTTTCATTCTATACGCGTCTGTCAATTAAAATAACACCCGCTTTTATTGCACTAAGCTTAGGGTTAGCCCTTACCTTTCCAATTTCATTTGATCCTATTGTCAGCGTAACATTTGCATTATTTTTATTAGGCTTACCAATTCAAGGTTTTTACTGGTTAGGTAAACGTTCGCAGCAGCTTTTGCCACAGCAATTATTACCCTGGTTTATGGCTATCAAAAAAAAATTGAGCGCAAAAAATGCAGCAGAAAAGGGGGCTATTCACCATCCTTCCTATTTGGAGCTTGCAACATTGCTGCAGCAAGCCTTTAAACTGGGTGGTGATGATTTTTTACAGCATAATGAGCTGATTTAA
- a CDS encoding acetate kinase, which translates to MNNKLVLVLNCGSSSLKFAVINADNGGEIMSGLAECFNLPEARIKWKMAGTKKSTSLPPYSAHSAAISFIVEEIIKKEAGLTEQFVAVGHRIVHGGERFTESVIIDDHVLEGIEQCSSLAPLHNPAHALGIRAAQVAFPALPQVAVFDTAFHQTMPAKAFMYALPYHLYKEYSIRRYGMHGTSNLFVTHEAAKILNKPVDDLNVICAHLGNGASVTAIKKGQSVDTSMGLTPLDGLVMGTRCGDLDPSIIEYLITRLGYSIEGVMEILQKQSGLLGISGISSDFREIIAGYEQGSKRATLAIDMFIYRLAKYIASYAVPLGHIDAIIFTGGIGENSPLVRSKVLELLTIFGYQVDGEKNKAAILGNQGIITIAGSPIAMVIPTNEEWVIAQDSAKLVSNQSLSL; encoded by the coding sequence ATGAATAACAAACTGGTACTTGTCCTTAACTGTGGCAGCTCATCTCTTAAATTCGCGGTTATCAATGCTGATAACGGTGGTGAGATAATGAGTGGTCTTGCTGAATGTTTTAATCTTCCCGAGGCACGTATCAAATGGAAAATGGCAGGAACAAAAAAGTCCACCAGTCTTCCCCCTTATAGCGCACACTCTGCAGCAATATCTTTTATTGTAGAAGAGATTATTAAAAAAGAAGCAGGCTTAACTGAGCAGTTTGTAGCCGTCGGTCACCGCATTGTTCATGGTGGCGAAAGATTTACAGAATCAGTTATTATTGATGACCATGTACTTGAAGGTATTGAACAGTGCTCATCCCTTGCTCCACTGCATAATCCGGCCCATGCGCTAGGTATTCGAGCAGCGCAGGTCGCTTTCCCGGCGCTTCCACAGGTTGCCGTATTTGATACTGCATTCCATCAAACTATGCCTGCTAAAGCGTTTATGTATGCACTGCCCTATCATTTATACAAAGAGTACAGCATCCGCCGTTACGGTATGCACGGAACAAGTAATCTGTTCGTTACCCATGAAGCCGCAAAAATATTAAACAAACCCGTCGATGATCTCAACGTTATCTGCGCGCATTTAGGTAATGGTGCATCGGTGACTGCCATTAAAAAGGGTCAAAGTGTCGATACCAGTATGGGGCTAACACCGCTGGATGGTTTAGTAATGGGAACACGTTGTGGTGATCTTGACCCGAGTATTATTGAATACTTAATAACTCGTCTGGGTTACAGCATCGAAGGCGTCATGGAAATATTACAAAAACAAAGTGGTTTGCTTGGCATTTCCGGTATTTCCAGCGATTTCCGTGAAATTATTGCAGGCTATGAGCAAGGTAGCAAAAGAGCGACACTCGCAATAGACATGTTTATCTACCGCCTTGCCAAATATATTGCTTCTTACGCTGTACCATTAGGCCATATTGATGCCATTATTTTCACTGGCGGGATCGGTGAAAATTCCCCCCTTGTCCGCAGCAAGGTATTGGAATTATTAACCATTTTTGGTTACCAAGTCGACGGCGAAAAAAATAAAGCCGCGATATTGGGCAATCAAGGTATAATTACGATAGCCGGCTCCCCGATTGCGATGGTTATCCCTACCAATGAAGAGTGGGTCATTGCACAAGATTCTGCAAAACTAGTTTCAAATCAATCATTATCACTATAA
- the pta gene encoding phosphate acetyltransferase produces the protein MPRTIMLIPIGSGVGVTSVSLGMVRALERQGVAVNFFKPIAQPRSGDVGPERSTATLRNASALNPPEPFAMKYAENLISSSRTSELLENIVERFRQGTKESDVIIVEGLVPTDKHQFANEINYSIAKALGAEMVFVTHPNNDTSQQLKERIEIAVSSFGGKNNQRIAGCIINKVGAPSDESEQYRPDLTEMFEGAHDSLNSNLEVLQMFSKSPLPILGCIPWSSELIAPRVVDLATHLHAKILNKGDLNTRRLQRVTFCARSIPNMLEHFKAGSMLVTSGDRSDVIIAACLAVMNGMKIGCLLLTGDYTPEAEVMKLCARAMESGLPILLINSNTWQTAQRLQNFNMEIPVDDIERIEKVQEYIAGHVDKHWLKTLTGDSSLSRRLSPPAFRYHLTELARKNSQRIVLPEGEEPRTIQAALICAQRGIAKPVLLGNPEEIHRVATQQGIVLTDDVEIINPDDVIEDYVAPMVELRKSKGLTEVVAREQLRDTVVLGTMMLAEGEVSGLVSGALNTTANTIRPALQLIKTAPGANLVSSIFFMLLPDQVLVYGDCAINPDPSAEQLADIAIQSADSAIAFGIDPKVAMISYSTGTSGVGSDVDKVREATKIAQQRRPDLLIDGPLQYDAAVMENVAKSKAPDSPVAGKATVFIFPDLNTGNTTYKAVQRSANLISIGPMLQGMRKPVNDLSRGALVDDIVYTIALTAIQATQAMDKAIANV, from the coding sequence ATGCCCCGCACAATTATGCTCATTCCCATCGGTTCCGGTGTTGGTGTTACCTCTGTCAGTCTCGGTATGGTCCGCGCACTGGAACGTCAGGGTGTCGCAGTTAACTTCTTCAAACCTATTGCGCAACCACGTTCTGGAGATGTAGGTCCAGAGCGCTCTACGGCAACACTGCGTAATGCTTCAGCTTTGAATCCGCCTGAACCCTTTGCAATGAAATACGCAGAAAACCTGATTTCCTCCAGCAGAACGTCAGAGTTATTAGAAAATATTGTTGAACGTTTTCGTCAAGGCACCAAAGAAAGTGATGTGATTATTGTTGAAGGGCTTGTGCCAACGGATAAGCATCAGTTTGCCAACGAAATCAACTACAGTATTGCCAAAGCATTAGGTGCTGAGATGGTCTTTGTTACTCATCCGAATAATGACACTTCACAGCAATTAAAAGAGCGCATTGAAATTGCTGTCTCTTCTTTTGGTGGTAAAAACAATCAACGTATTGCCGGTTGCATTATCAATAAAGTTGGCGCACCAAGCGATGAAAGTGAACAGTACCGTCCAGATTTAACGGAAATGTTTGAGGGTGCTCACGACTCGTTAAACAGTAATCTTGAAGTATTGCAAATGTTCAGTAAAAGTCCATTGCCCATTTTAGGCTGTATTCCTTGGAGCTCAGAACTGATTGCACCACGCGTTGTCGATCTTGCTACCCATTTACATGCGAAAATATTAAACAAAGGTGACCTAAACACCCGGCGTTTACAACGGGTCACATTCTGTGCTCGCTCGATCCCAAATATGCTTGAACATTTCAAAGCCGGATCCATGCTGGTCACATCTGGTGACCGCAGTGATGTGATTATCGCCGCCTGTCTTGCGGTAATGAATGGGATGAAAATTGGTTGTTTATTACTGACCGGTGATTACACACCCGAAGCCGAGGTTATGAAGTTATGTGCACGGGCAATGGAATCCGGTTTACCGATTCTCCTAATCAATAGCAACACATGGCAAACGGCTCAGCGCCTGCAAAACTTCAATATGGAAATTCCAGTTGACGATATAGAGCGCATAGAAAAGGTACAAGAATACATTGCCGGCCATGTTGATAAGCACTGGTTAAAAACATTAACCGGGGATTCATCTTTATCTCGCCGTTTATCACCACCGGCATTCCGTTATCATTTAACGGAACTTGCACGTAAAAACAGCCAGCGTATTGTGCTGCCTGAAGGTGAAGAGCCGCGTACTATTCAAGCTGCCCTTATCTGTGCACAACGTGGTATTGCAAAACCTGTTCTATTAGGTAACCCGGAAGAGATTCACCGTGTCGCAACACAGCAGGGCATTGTTTTAACCGATGATGTTGAAATCATCAATCCAGACGATGTTATTGAAGATTATGTTGCCCCTATGGTGGAGCTGCGCAAATCAAAAGGCCTGACGGAAGTTGTTGCCCGTGAACAATTACGAGATACAGTTGTTTTAGGGACAATGATGCTGGCTGAGGGTGAGGTATCCGGGCTTGTCTCAGGTGCGCTTAACACCACCGCAAATACCATTCGACCCGCACTGCAACTGATTAAAACAGCGCCCGGCGCAAACTTAGTTTCTTCTATCTTCTTTATGCTTCTACCCGATCAAGTATTAGTCTATGGTGACTGTGCAATCAATCCGGATCCAAGCGCAGAACAACTTGCTGATATCGCAATTCAATCAGCGGATTCAGCTATCGCATTCGGTATTGACCCTAAAGTTGCCATGATCAGTTATTCAACGGGTACGTCCGGTGTCGGCTCTGATGTTGATAAAGTGCGTGAAGCAACTAAAATTGCGCAACAACGTCGTCCAGATTTGCTGATTGATGGTCCGCTTCAATATGATGCGGCGGTAATGGAAAATGTAGCAAAAAGTAAAGCGCCGGACAGTCCGGTTGCCGGTAAAGCGACTGTCTTTATCTTCCCGGATTTGAATACCGGTAATACTACTTATAAAGCAGTACAACGTAGTGCAAATTTAATCAGTATTGGTCCAATGCTGCAGGGTATGCGTAAACCTGTCAATGATTTATCACGTGGCGCATTAGTTGATGATATTGTTTACACTATCGCGTTAACGGCCATTCAGGCAACGCAAGCCATGGATAAAGCAATCGCTAACGTTTAA
- a CDS encoding class I SAM-dependent methyltransferase, producing the protein MEHINWQHVESQPENEMQRLLHGRGFHFPESEHINIDWFSPVILIILYKEMKVKDLQRLSTQLLHKMTKIGFTVESIQVQFRCRDFAPTEILYGEPITDLIARENTLKYKINLGSKQNYGIFLDMKNGRQWLQNNSENKSVLNLFSYTCAFSNAAIAGGAERVINLDMSKAALAVGRDNHRLNDHDLSRVKYFAHDLFKSWGKVKRFGPYDIVIADPPSLQKGSVNIKRDYPKIIRRLPDLLTADGVALLCLNSPDLDLIFLREVIAEECPQAVIIAQISPPELFLNIEPGRGLKCLLLRLNREPNEWDCY; encoded by the coding sequence ATGGAACATATTAATTGGCAGCATGTTGAAAGCCAACCAGAAAATGAGATGCAGCGTTTATTACACGGTCGGGGTTTCCACTTTCCCGAGTCCGAACACATCAATATCGATTGGTTCTCACCGGTAATCTTAATCATTTTATATAAAGAAATGAAGGTAAAAGACTTACAAAGACTAAGCACGCAGTTACTGCACAAAATGACTAAAATAGGTTTTACTGTTGAGAGCATTCAGGTGCAGTTCCGCTGTCGGGATTTTGCACCGACTGAGATTTTATACGGGGAGCCTATTACGGATTTAATTGCCCGTGAAAATACCCTTAAATATAAAATAAATTTAGGCAGCAAACAAAATTATGGCATTTTTTTAGACATGAAAAATGGCCGTCAATGGTTACAAAATAACAGTGAAAATAAATCTGTTTTGAATCTTTTTTCTTATACTTGTGCTTTTTCTAACGCGGCTATTGCCGGGGGAGCTGAGCGTGTTATCAATTTAGACATGAGTAAAGCAGCCCTTGCGGTAGGGCGTGATAATCATAGATTAAATGATCATGATCTAAGCCGGGTGAAGTACTTCGCCCATGATCTTTTTAAGTCTTGGGGTAAAGTTAAACGCTTTGGACCCTATGATATTGTGATTGCAGATCCGCCGTCATTACAAAAAGGCAGCGTTAATATTAAACGCGATTATCCTAAAATTATTCGCCGTTTACCTGATTTATTAACTGCCGACGGCGTCGCGCTGTTATGTTTGAATTCCCCTGATTTAGATTTAATATTTTTAAGGGAAGTTATTGCTGAAGAATGCCCTCAAGCGGTCATTATTGCGCAAATCTCGCCTCCTGAACTGTTCCTTAATATTGAACCCGGGCGTGGCTTAAAATGTTTGTTATTACGCCTGAATAGAGAGCCTAATGAGTGGGATTGTTATTAG
- a CDS encoding AI-2E family transporter, with translation MSNASSFARSAIFFSAIVISLAGVKVAAPIVVPFLLALFVAIICNPAVDFLSARRIPRGIAIACVIFFIFAIFFGFGGVIGAAVNGFREAIPTYEAQFAVELQWFIAKMSEYNIVISMTAVREYFDPAKIMTLVTSTLSSFSSVLGNVFLLLLTVVFMLSEGGGFAKKLHIAFDDSVKTEKRLDHFLKSVNKYMAIKTIMSLMTGLMIGFALWLMGVDFYVLWALLAFLLNYIPNIGSIIAAVPAVILTFLQLGMGYAAAVIALFVGVNTLMGNVIEPRFMGRSLGLSTLVVFLSLIFWGWLLGMVGMLLSVPLTMIFKIALENSEEGRWFAILLSSDEELEDFQATKQQDNK, from the coding sequence ATGTCCAATGCCTCCTCCTTTGCGCGCAGTGCAATATTTTTTTCTGCAATTGTGATCTCACTTGCCGGTGTAAAAGTTGCGGCGCCTATTGTTGTGCCTTTTTTACTGGCACTCTTTGTTGCTATTATTTGTAATCCTGCCGTTGACTTTTTATCGGCACGCAGAATTCCTCGGGGTATTGCTATTGCCTGCGTCATTTTCTTTATTTTTGCCATTTTTTTTGGTTTTGGGGGCGTTATTGGTGCAGCAGTTAATGGCTTTAGAGAGGCAATTCCTACCTATGAAGCTCAATTTGCGGTCGAACTGCAATGGTTCATTGCTAAAATGAGTGAATATAATATTGTTATTTCGATGACCGCGGTACGAGAATACTTTGATCCCGCAAAAATAATGACCCTAGTAACAAGCACGTTAAGCAGTTTCAGCAGCGTGTTGGGCAATGTATTCCTGTTGTTATTAACCGTGGTATTTATGCTCTCGGAAGGTGGTGGTTTTGCCAAAAAACTGCATATCGCTTTTGATGACTCGGTCAAAACGGAAAAGCGCTTAGATCATTTTTTAAAGTCAGTGAATAAATATATGGCCATCAAAACGATAATGAGCTTAATGACCGGTTTAATGATTGGTTTTGCTTTATGGCTGATGGGCGTCGATTTTTATGTGTTATGGGCTTTACTGGCTTTTTTATTAAACTATATACCCAATATAGGCTCAATTATTGCGGCGGTGCCAGCGGTTATTTTAACTTTTTTACAACTTGGTATGGGTTATGCAGCAGCGGTGATCGCTTTGTTTGTTGGCGTTAATACGCTGATGGGGAATGTCATTGAGCCTAGGTTTATGGGCCGCAGCCTCGGGCTTTCAACTCTGGTGGTCTTTCTGTCATTAATTTTTTGGGGGTGGTTATTAGGCATGGTAGGGATGCTACTATCTGTGCCTTTGACCATGATTTTTAAAATAGCATTAGAAAATAGTGAAGAGGGACGTTGGTTTGCTATTTTATTAAGCTCCGATGAAGAACTCGAAGATTTTCAAGCAACCAAACAACAAGATAATAAATAA
- the adhE gene encoding bifunctional acetaldehyde-CoA/alcohol dehydrogenase, whose product MTVSTVADLEALIARVKVAQAEYATFSQEKVDEIFRVAALKVSTHRIELAKMAVKETGMGIMEDKVIKNHFASEFIYNSYAHTKTVGELSRNESLNTVTLAEPMGIICAIIPTTNPTSTAIFKTLMALKTGNGCIVAPHPRAKECTNYAAKIVLDAAVSAGAPKDIIGWIDIPSIELTNAIMKHKDTAIILATGGPGMVKAAYSSGNPAIGVGAGNTPVIIDESADIKRAVSSILMSKTFDNGMICASEQAVIVVESKYNEFRVRLQEYGAFILNAVDAEKVAKTMFIDGALNAKIVGQSAYTIAKLAGVKVPTSTKILVGEGPQVVVENMFAHEKLSPTLGLFKATNYEDAVRQAKIVLEIGGVGHTAALYTDQDANSDCIDKFGLTMKACRIVINSPTSHGGIGDIYNFGFAPSMTLGCGTHSGNAVSENVGPQHLINTKKIAKRAENMLWHKLPKSIYFRRGCLPIALTDLEDKKRAMIVTDGFLFANGYVDELRSILESKGMLVEIFHEVEADPTLAIIKKGAAACNVFNPDVILAVGGGSPMDAAKIMWVLYEHPSTDFEDLSMRFMDIRKRIYKFPKMGVKADLVCITTTSGTGAEVTPFAVITDEKTGKKYPLADYELTPSMAIVDANLVMDMPKSLCAFGGYDAVTHAMEAYVSILANEYSDGQALQALKLLKEYLPSSYHNGKNDAVAREKVHNAATIAGMAFAQSFLGVCHSMAHQIGNEFHIPHGLANALLMTNTIRFNATNNPTKQGTFSQYDRPKARARYAEIADHLGFREGNTEAKIKALLTWLDELKVELNIPLSIQDAGVKEDDFLAAVDALAEQAFDDQCTPANPRYPLVSELKAVLLASYYGTDYVDVMDAPEVEIVEMPKLVKEEKVKKEA is encoded by the coding sequence ATGACAGTTAGCACTGTTGCTGATCTGGAAGCGCTGATTGCACGCGTCAAAGTAGCACAAGCAGAGTATGCAACCTTCTCACAGGAAAAGGTTGATGAAATATTCCGTGTCGCAGCCCTTAAAGTTTCAACACACCGTATTGAACTTGCAAAAATGGCCGTTAAAGAAACAGGCATGGGGATCATGGAAGATAAAGTCATTAAAAACCACTTTGCCTCTGAGTTTATTTATAACAGCTACGCACACACAAAAACCGTAGGTGAATTATCACGCAATGAATCTCTCAATACGGTGACACTTGCCGAACCGATGGGCATTATCTGTGCGATCATTCCAACAACTAACCCGACATCAACGGCTATTTTTAAAACGTTAATGGCGCTTAAAACAGGTAATGGTTGTATTGTCGCGCCGCATCCACGTGCTAAAGAATGTACAAACTACGCCGCTAAAATCGTTTTAGACGCTGCTGTTTCTGCCGGCGCGCCAAAAGATATTATCGGTTGGATTGATATTCCATCTATTGAACTGACTAATGCGATTATGAAACACAAAGATACTGCCATTATCCTTGCGACCGGTGGCCCGGGCATGGTTAAAGCCGCATACTCTTCAGGTAATCCTGCAATTGGTGTTGGCGCGGGTAATACGCCCGTCATTATTGATGAATCAGCTGATATCAAACGCGCGGTCTCTTCAATCTTAATGTCAAAAACATTCGATAACGGTATGATCTGTGCGTCCGAGCAGGCTGTGATTGTTGTTGAATCAAAATATAACGAATTTAGAGTGCGCCTTCAAGAATACGGCGCTTTTATACTGAATGCAGTTGATGCCGAAAAAGTAGCTAAAACGATGTTTATCGACGGCGCGCTTAACGCTAAAATTGTAGGTCAATCAGCCTATACTATTGCTAAACTTGCAGGCGTTAAAGTCCCCACTTCAACTAAAATTCTTGTGGGTGAAGGCCCTCAAGTCGTCGTTGAAAACATGTTTGCACATGAAAAACTATCTCCAACGCTAGGTCTATTTAAAGCTACAAATTATGAAGATGCGGTCCGTCAAGCTAAAATCGTTCTAGAGATAGGTGGTGTTGGTCACACAGCCGCACTATACACAGACCAGGATGCAAACTCGGATTGTATTGATAAATTTGGCCTTACCATGAAAGCCTGTCGTATTGTGATTAACTCACCAACATCGCACGGTGGTATCGGTGATATTTATAACTTTGGTTTTGCACCTTCAATGACCTTAGGTTGTGGTACGCACAGTGGTAATGCAGTGTCAGAAAATGTAGGTCCGCAACATCTAATCAATACTAAAAAAATTGCGAAGAGAGCTGAAAATATGTTGTGGCATAAACTACCAAAATCTATCTACTTCCGTCGTGGTTGTTTACCTATCGCACTGACTGATTTAGAAGATAAAAAACGTGCAATGATAGTAACGGATGGTTTTCTATTTGCTAACGGTTACGTGGATGAGTTACGTTCAATCCTTGAAAGTAAAGGGATGTTAGTTGAAATCTTCCACGAAGTTGAAGCAGATCCAACCCTTGCCATTATCAAAAAAGGGGCGGCTGCTTGTAATGTCTTTAATCCAGACGTTATTCTTGCTGTCGGTGGTGGTTCACCCATGGATGCAGCGAAAATCATGTGGGTTCTATATGAGCACCCGTCAACTGATTTTGAAGACTTATCAATGCGCTTTATGGATATACGTAAACGTATCTACAAATTCCCTAAAATGGGTGTTAAAGCGGATCTCGTCTGTATTACAACGACTTCTGGTACCGGTGCTGAAGTCACCCCTTTTGCCGTTATAACCGATGAAAAAACCGGTAAAAAATACCCATTAGCCGATTATGAACTAACCCCCAGTATGGCAATTGTTGATGCAAATCTAGTAATGGACATGCCGAAATCTCTCTGTGCATTCGGTGGTTACGATGCAGTAACACATGCGATGGAAGCTTATGTTTCAATACTTGCTAACGAGTACTCAGATGGTCAAGCACTACAAGCGCTTAAACTATTAAAAGAGTACCTGCCAAGCTCTTACCATAACGGTAAAAATGATGCAGTGGCGCGTGAAAAAGTACATAACGCAGCCACTATCGCGGGCATGGCGTTTGCTCAATCATTCCTGGGAGTGTGTCACTCTATGGCGCATCAAATTGGTAATGAATTCCATATTCCACACGGTTTAGCAAATGCATTGTTAATGACCAATACTATTCGTTTTAATGCAACGAATAACCCAACTAAACAAGGCACGTTCTCACAATACGACCGTCCTAAAGCACGTGCTCGTTACGCAGAAATTGCTGACCATTTAGGTTTCCGTGAAGGTAACACTGAAGCTAAGATTAAGGCACTGCTAACTTGGTTAGATGAGTTAAAAGTTGAGTTAAATATTCCCCTTTCAATCCAAGACGCGGGGGTTAAAGAAGATGACTTCCTGGCGGCAGTTGATGCGCTAGCAGAACAAGCCTTTGATGACCAATGTACTCCGGCTAACCCGCGTTACCCTCTTGTATCTGAGCTTAAAGCGGTACTGCTTGCTTCTTACTACGGCACAGATTACGTTGATGTAATGGATGCACCTGAAGTTGAAATAGTTGAAATGCCTAAATTAGTAAAAGAAGAAAAAGTAAAAAAAGAAGCTTAA